Below is a window of Halobacillus amylolyticus DNA.
CAAGTATTTACGACGAACTTGTTAGACGAATGACCGCCGAAGTTGAAAAGCTTAACGTTGGTAACGGACTAGAAGATGGTATTGATGTCGGTCCTTTAATCAATAAAGAAGGTTTTGAAAAAGCAGGACGCCATGTGGAGGATGCCCAGGAAAAAGGAGCGAGGGTGACCACTGGTGGTGAAGGCCAAGCAGATACAGATAAAGGGACTTACTTTTATAAGCCAACTATATTAGCTGATGCCAATTATGACATGGTTATTATGAATGAAGAGACTTTTGGGCCGATTCTTCCCATTGCAAAATATGACCATGATGATGAAGCAGTAAAAGCAGCCAACGATACCCCGTTTGGTCTTGCAGCTTATTTCTTTACACAAAACGTATCAAGGGGCACCCGTATCTCAGAAGGACTTGAATACGGAATTATTGGATGGAATGATGGCATTCCATCGGCAGCCCAAGCACCATTTGGCGGTATGAAGCAAAGTGGTTTGGGTCGCGAAGGCGGACAAGAAGGCATCGAAGAATATTTAGAAGTGAAATATGTATCGCTTAGTATTTAATGAAGAAGAGCATTTGTCTTTTTTAGGCAAATGCTTTTTCTATTTATTACTAGAAGTCTTCTTTAATGCCCCAACCTTAAAATCTCACTCAACAGAGGGGTGGCGTCAGGAATGGGAATCTGGATTAACAGAATCTCTTAACCTAGTATATCTTTTTCCTCCCTGGCTATGATGTTATTAAAGGGAGTGAAAAATATGATCATGAAAAAATTATATTGTCTAATGATACCCGTACTAATATTTATTTCCTTCTTTTTTATATCCAGTGAATTAACTAGTGCAGCAAAGACAATTGAAATATTGGAGATTACTGAAAAAGCTGAAGAAGCAGATATAGAAATAGCTTCGTGGTCCATGGCCATAAAGGAATCAATCGTAGCATTTGATAGTATAGAAAGTGTTCGAAATAGGGTGAAAGAAATAAAGTCCCGTGAACAAGGCTATGAATGGTCCGAGGAACAATTTAAAGGAAACCATTATAAAATGGTTGGTGTCAAAGGTAAGGGAACTAATGTAGATCAACAAATATCGATCATCTATTACCCTATGAAAGGAAATTACAAATTAAGTGTTACTTATAATATCGATGGGGAAAAATGGGGCATTGATATTTGGGAGCAAGTCTATAATCTTTATAAATCAAAAATAGATAAACATAAGGTATTTTATACAGTAGAGGGTTATGTAGAAGGTCAAAACAACAGGATAAAAAAAGAAGCTCAAAACCTTATACGGTCTATGTCTGGAAAGGCTGTCGAAGGTATATATGAGGAGAATTTTGTTTCTATTTCCGCCTATTCCACCAAGTGGGATGTTAAAGTTCCGTTAGGAGATAAACAAGCCATGAATATGCAAGTTGCTTATCGAGACAGGGGTGCACACACAGAGGTAACAATTGGTTCCCCTATTATAATTACAGAGTATTGATCCCTAAGTATAATCAGCCAGCTTTGCTTTTCAGCACAGAAAACATTTACAACTAAAACACAGGCAGTTAGCAATTATGACTGCCTGTGTTTTTTATTTACCCTCTATACGACTGGATTCTCACCCTCATCGGCACATTTACGACATGCTTCAGTTCATTGTCTACAATTAATCAAACTTAGCACACTCTTCCTCATAAAATCACAGCAGAAGGATCACTTACGCGTAGGAATGCAAACCAGATATGATTAAGTTTACAGCAAGTAAGTTAAACATAATGATGGCAAACCCTCCTACTGCCAGCCATGCTGATTTTGTTCCATGCCATCCTCTGGAAAGTCTAAGGTGTAGGAAAGCAGCATAGAAAAAGAAAGTAATTAAAGCCCACACTTCTTTAGGATCCCATCCCCAGAAACGGCTCCAAGCTTCTTGGGCCCATATCATCGCAAAAATCAGCGCACCTAGTGTAAAAATAGGGAACCCAATCGCCACTGCCCGATAAGAGATTTCATCAACAAGTTCTGGGTTCACTTTCTTCAATAGAGGCTGGATGGCTGCCCCAATGCGCTTTCTTAAGATTAAACGTACCAGCCAGTAAAGAACAAGCCCCCAAGGAAGGACCATAGGATCGTATTGAATTTAACAGCTGCATCCACACCACGCATCCACTCTGGCACATTAAAAAGTGGAGTAATATTATCAGTAAGTAACTCGCCGTCCGTTGGCCCAGCTATCGCTGGCATTTGGTAAGTAATCTCCACAGTTTGTCCTTCAACAGGAGCTTCAAATATGGCTTCGTAATTCATCGCATTGAAGGTTGAAGAGATAATGATAAACGCTAAAGCTGCAGCTAGCATGTAAATCACGCTCTCTAACCAAAAAGTATGCTTAGATCCTTTACTTTGATCCGTTTGACGGATTAGAAAGATCAATCCTGCCACAAAACTAATCGATAAAATAGCTTCCCCAAGTGATGCCGTTGTTACATGGATATAAAGCCAATGGGACTGCAATGAGGGAACAAGTGGGGATATTTCACTTGAAAACATACTCGCAAAAGCAATAATTAGCAGGGCTATAGGTAGTGCAAACAGTCCTAGAATGTTGATACGGTAAATAAAATACATAACAATAAACGCCAGGACAAGCATCATACCAAAAAATGTTGTAAATTCATACAAATTACTAACAGGAACGTGATTACTCGCAACCCACCTTGTAAAGAAGTAGCCGACTTGACTAAGGAACCCTATAATAGTCAATGCTATGCCAATGTTGCCCGCCTTCCCCGCACTCTTCCTTTTCTTATCACGAATCGTTCCTCCGAAGAAAAATGTAGCAATTAAATAAATAATAAATGCAGCATAAAGCAAGTTACTGCTTATTGTAGTCAACTCCATTGTATATCCTCCTTACCTGTAGCAAATTCAGACTTGTTATAGAAAGGCCGGTCATTTCAGCAAAATGACCGGCTTTCAGATATTTTGTTCTGCATTATTCCTTTGTTTTAAGGAGCCTTAACCCATTCAAGGTGACTAAAAGTGTCGCTCCCATATCTGCCAGAATTGCAATCCATAAAGTTAACCATCCCGGAATGATTAGCAATAAGGCCACAGCCTTTACAATTAGTGAGAAACTAATGTTTTGTTTGATGATTTGCAGTGCCTTTCGGCTTAACTTGACGGTAAACGGTAGTTTATCCAGGTCATCAGCCATAAGAGCAATATCTGCTGTCTCGAGAGCCGTATCGGTTCCAGCCCCTCCCATGGCAATACCTAAGTCGGCTGTAGCCAGTGCGGGCGCATCATTAACGCCATCACCAATCATGGCCACCTTATGCTGTTCCTTTAAGTCCTTAATCGCATTCAACTTATCTTCAGGAAGCAGCTCTGCTTTTACCTTGCTTATGCCAAGTTGTTTTCCAATCGCCTGAGCTGTGTTTTCGTTATCCCCGGTAAGCATGATGGTTTCTTTGATCCCGAGTTGATGCAGTTTCTGAATAATTTCCTGACTGCTTTCCCGAACCGGATCAGCTACAGCAATGAGTAAGAGAATATTCTCGTTAGTTCCAAGCCCCATTACGGTTTTACCTTGTTTTTGTAACGTTTCAATTTGAGATGATACCTCGTTATTAAGTCCCGACAACAACAATTCATTAAAGAGTTTTGGACTGCCGACATAGTAAGTTGAGTCCTTGACTTTAGCTTGCACACCTTTCCCGGTCAAAGAGTGAAAATCATCGATCGGCCAAGACGTTATATCTAATTGCTCACTTTCAGCTCTTTGAACGATAGCTGCGGCTAATGGGTGTTGTGAGCCCTTTTCAATGGCGGCCGCAATGCCCAATAGATTATTGTTTTCTTCTTCTAAATAAACGATATCGGTTACTTCCGGAATCCCTTTGGTCAACGTGCCCGTTTTGTCAAAGGCAATCGCAGATAGTGCACCGGCTTCTTCAAGATACACACCGCCTTTAATGAGCACACCATTTCGGGCAGAATTCCCAATCGCAGTGACGATTGATACGGGAGTTGAAATCACCAAGGCACAAGGACAACCGACAACTAAAACCGCAAGCCCGGTATAAATCCATTCGCTCCATTCCCCATTAAAGAGAAGAGGAGGGATAATGGCAATTAAAAAGGCAGCAATAATGACCGCGGGCGTATAATACTTGGCAAAACGATCGACAAAGGCTTGAGAAGGCGCACGTTCAGCTTGGGCTTCTTCAACCATATGAATGATTTTAGCAATGGTCGTGTCTTCCACCCGTTTCGTGACACGGACTTCCAACAATCCTTCTTCGTTTAAGGTACCGGCAAAGACTTCATCATCCTTTGACTTGGATACCGGAATCGATTCCCCGGTGATGGCTGCCTGATTGATGGTTGAAGTTCCTTTGACAACCAAGCCATCCATGGCCAACTTTTGCCCGGGTTTGACGATCATAATGTCTTCAATTTGAATATCATCGACAGATACCGTCATTTCTTCACTCCCACGGCGAATGAGAGCTTCTTTTGGTGCGATGTCCATCAGTTCACGTATGGAGTTACGAGCTTTATCCATGGAGTAAGCCTCAAGTGCTTCACTGATCGCGAACAACAAGACGACAATCGCACCTTCACTCCATTCCCCAATCACGGCGGCACCAATGATGGCTACGGTCATCAAAGTGTTCATATCAAACCGGAAACGGACTAAATTACGAAGCCCTTTGACAAATAACCCAACTCCTCCGATTGCCATAGCAGAAGCATATAAGAGAACGGATACCACATTTTCTTCTTCCATATTAAGACTTAGCAACCATCCCACTAATACCAACACACCTGCTAAGGCAATTCTAATCATAGCTTTATTTTTCCAAAACGGAACCTTCTCGCTATCGACTTGTTCATTTTCATGATAAATTTTGTATCCCTCAAAGGCTCCTGCTTTTTCGACCTCTTCTAAGGAGGCCTCTCCGTAAACAGCGATTTTGGAAGCACCAAAATTCACTTTGGCATCTTGTACGCCCGGCAAATCTTTGACATTCTGCTCAAACTGAGCAGCGCAATCTGCTCAGGTAAAACCCTGAACACGGAAATTCGTTTTTGGTTCTGCCATTTGTAAACTGTCAGCCATTTGAAACCACTTCTTCCTGTTGATGCTCTAAAACGGTCGGAATTAGAGATCCAAGATGTTTATTTTTTAACGAGTAAAAAACCAACTTCCCTTCTTTTCGGTAACCTGCAATACCTAGATTTCGCAGTAGACGAAGATGGTGAGAGGCCGTAGCCAGAGAAGAACCTATAATGTTGGCAACGTCACACACACATAACTCTTCCTCTTGTGTCAGAGCAAAGGCAATTTTGATTCTCGTTGGGTCACCAAGAGCTTTAAATATCGTCACTGTGGATTCAAAATCTACTTCATCCAATTGGCTTTGCACTCGATTAACCTTTTTCTCATCAAAGCAAAATATTTCGCAGCGATCACTAGAACTCATTTTTCCACCCCTTAATCAAATAATCATTTGATTATTATAATATGCGATACAACACTTTTTATCAACTGCTTCAGCTTGTTAGTTTCACTTTGTTTCCGTTTAGGTTTTATGAAGAAATTAAAAACCTCCAGTTCCCAATTATTTAACTGAAGGTTTTATCTCAACAAATGTCATGAGGCTGTTATGTTGCTTTTGCATTAATTCTTTAATTTTTTCGCTTACATGAGACATTTCCTTTATGGTTGAATCTGATTGAAGAGTAACAGCAACTTCTATAATAACCTTATTTCCTGAGACTCTCGCTTTCACATCATTGACCTTCACTATTTCTTGAACATCTGATATCGATTCTTTGTATTGGCGTATCTTTTCTGGATCGATCCCATCAGTTAAAATTAAGGCAGTTTCTTTAAAGATTCCCCATGCTGCCCATAAGATGATTAAACCAATTATAGTACCAGTAACAGGATCAAGCCATGACATCCCAAACTGGGCTCCTGCAATACCAATCACTGTCCCAAAACTTACAATGGAATCGGACAAATTATCTTTTGCGATGGAACGTAACCCCTGACTGTTTTCATTTGAAGCAATTGTTTTATTCAAAAAATAGATCAAAATCATGAACAGCCCACTCCCGAGTCCAACCCATATTGCAAGAGGGTCTGGTTCAACGAAATCTTGATTTATAATTGTACGAACGGTATCAGTTAAAATTTGTATTCCTATTGCAGCAATAACAAAGGCAGCAACCAACGAGGCAATGTTTTCTGCTCTTAGATGGCCGTATGGGTGGTTCTCATCTTGGTCTTTTTTTGCAATCCTAAGTCCAATAATTAAGGCAACCGACGTAATAATATCTGTGAAATTATTAAAACCATCGGCCATTAATGCCACGGAATTAACCTGCCAAGCAACAATGATTTTTATGAGCGACACAAGTAAATAGGCAAAAGTACTAATCCACGCTCCATTTTTAGCACTTAATGACCCCATTTCATCACCTCCCTTACCACATTATTTCCAATGTGCCATTTAATAAAACATTCATTTGATTGTATCTCTACTAAGATATAAAAAAACTATATAAGGACATTATAGGAAGTGTTTGTAAAAGTACACCTTTACGAACAGTCTGTAAATATCTTAAATCTATGAAATTAAACGTTCGTAAAATACCAAAAATTGATTAAGAACGTCCGCTTGTTTCTATATACATTTACGAACGAAAAAGGGTATAATTAAAGAAGAAAGACCAAATGAAAGAGAGGTTATCCTTTAAATGGAGAATCGGAAGTATGGATACATACGAGTGAGCAGCAAAGATCAAAGTGAGGAACGTCAGGTCGCTGCAATGAAAGAGCAAGAGATCAATAAGCGTGATATATTTATGGATAAAGTAAGTGGTAAGGATTTTCAAAGGGAACAGTACCAGCTCTTAAAACGAATCCTTCGCCCGGGAGATGTGCTGTACATTCATTCCCTCGATCGCTTCGGTCGGAATAAAGAGGAGATTGTGCAGGAGTGGAATGCCATTACAAAGGAACTTCAGGCCGACATTGTAGTATTGGACATGCCATTACTCGATACCACCCAATATAAGGACAGCATGGGGACCTTTATAGCCGATCTCGTTTTGCAAATCCTATCTTGGATGGCTCAAGAAGAAAGGGATCGCATTCGGAAACGGCAACGTGAGGGCATTGATGCCGCATTAAAACAAGGGAAAGAACTTGGAAGACCGAAAGCACAGATAACAGATACTTTTCGAGAAGCCTATATGGAATGGAAAGAAGGGAAAATTACAGCCACCCGAGCTATGCAGCAAGCTGAGGTTAAGAAAACGACCTTTTATAAGCTTGTTAAGCAAATGGAAGAGACTCAAACATAATCCACAATACCAGGACGAACCTACATTATAGGTTCGTTCATTTTTGATAGCATCCATCCAAGGAAGAAAAATCACTCTATTATAACTAGAGAGTCAGTACCAAGATCAAAAAACAGTTTGAGGTGTTGAATGAAATAAGGTGTGAAGGAAATGAAACATTTACTCAGAATTTAACAGATTTCAATAGAAGCATGGTTTTATTAAAAGGCTGCCAAACAGATAATCCAATAGGGAGTCGCCCCCAAGACAAAATAAAAAAGTGAACATTTAAATGCTCACTTTAAATTATCTTACTTTACTGCTTCTTTAAGGCTCTTTCCTGGCTTGAATCCAGGTACCTTACTTGCTGCTATTTCTATTTCCTCACCTGTTTGCGGGTTACGACCTTTACGTGCAGATCTTTCTTTTACTTCAAAGTTACCAAAACCCATTAATTGAACACGATCTTCCCTTGAAAGTGCTTCTGTAATAGATTCCAAAATGGAATCAACGGCTTTACCTGCATTCTCCTTTGATAGCTCGGATTCCTCAGCAACTTTATTAACTAAATCTGTTTTATTCATTAAGTATCTCTCCTTCTTTGAAGCAACATACTATTATTTCTACCATATATATCCTAAGCCATCAAGGAAAAGAAGGGTTTCCAATTACTTCTGACCCTTTGTATCTCCCGGATTGGGGTAACACCTGTTATAGGTTCGTTTTTGATACTCGCCAACCTCAAAAAATGCAAAAATGAAAATCCCTTAAATTAAACCTCCCTCTAGTTTCAAAACCCGTATCAAAAATAAAGTATTAATATATACACTAAATAACCTTTTTGATAACATATAAGTAGCGAATTTTAAAAGGAGTTACAAAATATGTTATTTGGGTATGCTCGGGTCAGTACTAAAGATCAAAATTTACATATGCAGTTTGACGCTTTAAAGCAATATGGTGTGGAAGAGAAAAATATCTACTCGGAAAAAATTACGGGAACGAAAAAAGATCGTCCGGCATTCACGGACATGATGAAGTATCTACGTGAAGGAGATACGGTGGTTGTGTATAAGCTCGATCGAATTGGCCGGAGCACAAAACACTTGGTAGATCTAATCAATGACTTCCAGGATAAAGGCATTAACTTTGTTTCTATTAA
It encodes the following:
- a CDS encoding YwmB family TATA-box binding protein, with the protein product MIMKKLYCLMIPVLIFISFFFISSELTSAAKTIEILEITEKAEEADIEIASWSMAIKESIVAFDSIESVRNRVKEIKSREQGYEWSEEQFKGNHYKMVGVKGKGTNVDQQISIIYYPMKGNYKLSVTYNIDGEKWGIDIWEQVYNLYKSKIDKHKVFYTVEGYVEGQNNRIKKEAQNLIRSMSGKAVEGIYEENFVSISAYSTKWDVKVPLGDKQAMNMQVAYRDRGAHTEVTIGSPIIITEY
- a CDS encoding HU family DNA-binding protein; the encoded protein is MNKTDLVNKVAEESELSKENAGKAVDSILESITEALSREDRVQLMGFGNFEVKERSARKGRNPQTGEEIEIAASKVPGFKPGKSLKEAVK
- a CDS encoding recombinase family protein yields the protein MENRKYGYIRVSSKDQSEERQVAAMKEQEINKRDIFMDKVSGKDFQREQYQLLKRILRPGDVLYIHSLDRFGRNKEEIVQEWNAITKELQADIVVLDMPLLDTTQYKDSMGTFIADLVLQILSWMAQEERDRIRKRQREGIDAALKQGKELGRPKAQITDTFREAYMEWKEGKITATRAMQQAEVKKTTFYKLVKQMEETQT
- a CDS encoding cation diffusion facilitator family transporter, with amino-acid sequence MGSLSAKNGAWISTFAYLLVSLIKIIVAWQVNSVALMADGFNNFTDIITSVALIIGLRIAKKDQDENHPYGHLRAENIASLVAAFVIAAIGIQILTDTVRTIINQDFVEPDPLAIWVGLGSGLFMILIYFLNKTIASNENSQGLRSIAKDNLSDSIVSFGTVIGIAGAQFGMSWLDPVTGTIIGLIILWAAWGIFKETALILTDGIDPEKIRQYKESISDVQEIVKVNDVKARVSGNKVIIEVAVTLQSDSTIKEMSHVSEKIKELMQKQHNSLMTFVEIKPSVK
- a CDS encoding recombinase family protein; this translates as MLFGYARVSTKDQNLHMQFDALKQYGVEEKNIYSEKITGTKKDRPAFTDMMKYLREGDTVVVYKLDRIGRSTKHLVDLINDFQDKGINFVSINENIDTTTSMGKLVFTIFSGLAQFERDIISERTKSGLVAARARGRKGGRPKKDQSKLDMAFRMYDSKEYSIQEILDAAKVSRATFYRYLSKRG
- a CDS encoding heavy metal translocating P-type ATPase; this encodes MADSLQMAEPKTNFRVQGFTUADCAAQFEQNVKDLPGVQDAKVNFGASKIAVYGEASLEEVEKAGAFEGYKIYHENEQVDSEKVPFWKNKAMIRIALAGVLVLVGWLLSLNMEEENVVSVLLYASAMAIGGVGLFVKGLRNLVRFRFDMNTLMTVAIIGAAVIGEWSEGAIVVLLFAISEALEAYSMDKARNSIRELMDIAPKEALIRRGSEEMTVSVDDIQIEDIMIVKPGQKLAMDGLVVKGTSTINQAAITGESIPVSKSKDDEVFAGTLNEEGLLEVRVTKRVEDTTIAKIIHMVEEAQAERAPSQAFVDRFAKYYTPAVIIAAFLIAIIPPLLFNGEWSEWIYTGLAVLVVGCPCALVISTPVSIVTAIGNSARNGVLIKGGVYLEEAGALSAIAFDKTGTLTKGIPEVTDIVYLEEENNNLLGIAAAIEKGSQHPLAAAIVQRAESEQLDITSWPIDDFHSLTGKGVQAKVKDSTYYVGSPKLFNELLLSGLNNEVSSQIETLQKQGKTVMGLGTNENILLLIAVADPVRESSQEIIQKLHQLGIKETIMLTGDNENTAQAIGKQLGISKVKAELLPEDKLNAIKDLKEQHKVAMIGDGVNDAPALATADLGIAMGGAGTDTALETADIALMADDLDKLPFTVKLSRKALQIIKQNISFSLIVKAVALLLIIPGWLTLWIAILADMGATLLVTLNGLRLLKTKE
- a CDS encoding ArsR/SmtB family transcription factor, with the translated sequence MSSSDRCEIFCFDEKKVNRVQSQLDEVDFESTVTIFKALGDPTRIKIAFALTQEEELCVCDVANIIGSSLATASHHLRLLRNLGIAGYRKEGKLVFYSLKNKHLGSLIPTVLEHQQEEVVSNG